The proteins below come from a single Lodderomyces elongisporus chromosome 3, complete sequence genomic window:
- the ARC15 gene encoding arp2/3 complex subunit (BUSCO:EOG09264V51) — MSQEDWRRIDIDALEPENHLTLADLSPDSASNTQFTSSQVQSLAQQIRSQLSSGQFQQALQTALDNPPYVADSAATKQLHAKTVFETLCSIKNNNSSQDISSFVKSLNQEQQDVLIKYLYRSMSEGYGQKQGGLVLNWFEKTVEITGVGAIARYMTDRRTV, encoded by the coding sequence ATGTCACAAGAAGATTGGAGAAGAATTGATATCGATGCACTCGAGCCGGAAAACCACCTCACGTTAGCCGACCTTTCACCCGATTCGGCCTcaaacacacaattcaCATCTTCACAAGTACAATCTTTGGCGCAACAAATCCGTTCGCAACTCTCATCGGGTCAATTTCAGCAAGCGTTGCAAACGGCATTGGACAATCCTCCATACGTTGCAGACTCGGCGGCCACAAAGCAACTCCACGCCAAAACAGTATTTGAAACCCTTTGCTCgataaaaaataacaatagtTCCCAGGATATTTCGAGTTTCGTTAAGCTGTTGAACCAAGAACAGCAAGATGTGTTGATCAAGTACTTGTACAGAAGCATGAGTGAAGGTTATGGACAAAAACAAGGTGGTTTGGTGTTGAACTGGTTTGAAAAGACGGTGGAAATTACAGGTGTAGGTGCCATTGCCAGGTATATGACCGATAGAAGGACAGTATAG